The following are from one region of the Knoellia sp. p5-6-4 genome:
- the sucD gene encoding succinate--CoA ligase subunit alpha, with the protein MAIFLDENSKVIVQGMTGSEGMKHTQRMLKSGTAIVGGVNPRKAGTSVDFEGGTTVPVFGTVAEAMKETGANVSVIFVPPAFAKSAVVEAIDAEMPLAVVITEGIAVKDTAEFFAYAQDKGTTRIVGPNCPGLISPGKSNAGIIPADIAGGGRIGLVSKSGTLTYQMMYELKEFGFSSAVGIGGDPIIGTTHIDCLEAFQNDPETDAIVMIGEIGGDAEERAAAYIKENVTKPVVGYVAGFTAPEGKTMGHAGAIVSGSSGTAQAKKEALEAAGVKVGKTPSETAQLMREIMQGLQK; encoded by the coding sequence ATGGCAATCTTTCTCGACGAGAACTCCAAGGTCATCGTCCAGGGCATGACCGGCTCCGAGGGCATGAAGCACACCCAGCGCATGCTCAAGTCCGGCACCGCCATCGTCGGCGGCGTGAACCCGCGCAAGGCCGGCACCAGTGTCGACTTCGAGGGCGGCACCACGGTGCCCGTCTTCGGCACCGTCGCCGAGGCGATGAAGGAGACCGGCGCCAACGTGTCGGTCATCTTCGTGCCGCCGGCGTTCGCCAAGTCGGCCGTGGTCGAGGCGATCGACGCCGAGATGCCGCTCGCGGTCGTCATCACCGAGGGCATCGCCGTCAAGGACACCGCCGAGTTCTTCGCCTACGCGCAGGACAAGGGCACCACCCGCATCGTCGGCCCGAACTGCCCCGGCCTCATCAGCCCCGGCAAGTCCAACGCCGGCATCATCCCCGCCGACATCGCCGGCGGCGGACGCATCGGCCTGGTCTCCAAGTCGGGCACGCTGACCTACCAGATGATGTACGAGCTCAAGGAGTTCGGCTTCTCCTCGGCCGTCGGCATCGGCGGTGACCCGATCATCGGCACCACCCACATCGACTGCCTCGAGGCGTTCCAGAACGACCCCGAGACCGACGCGATCGTCATGATCGGCGAGATCGGCGGCGACGCCGAGGAGCGGGCCGCGGCCTACATCAAGGAGAACGTGACCAAGCCGGTCGTCGGCTACGTCGCGGGCTTCACCGCCCCGGAGGGCAAGACGATGGGCCACGCCGGCGCCATCGTCTCCGGCTCCTCGGGCACCGCACAGGCCAAGAAGGAGGCCCTCGAGGCCGCCGGGGTCAAGGTCGGCAAGACGCCGTCCGAGACCGCCCAGCTCATGCGCGAGATCATGCAGGGCCTGCAGAAGTAG